The Gemmatimonadaceae bacterium genome contains the following window.
GCGCCACCCGAGCCGCCCTTCGACTTCTTGCGTGCGCCTGGGAGAAGATTGATTTCAATCATCGAATCGTCCGGACCTATGCCAGCTTCCGCAGGGCGAGACCCAGCGGCAGCATCAGCAGGGGAGCCACCTCGTCCGTGACGAGCGACTCGAAAGCGCCGTCACGCACGACGAGGTTGGCCAGGGGGCTGGCGGCCTGCACCGGCAGTCGCAGGCGATCGGCGAGGACCTCGGCGAGCCCGGGGATGCGTGAGCCGCCGCCGGACAAGTAGACCGCGCTCAAGGCCTCCGATCGGGCCGACGATGCCAGGAAGGCCACGGCGCGCTCGACCCCCACCGCGATCTCCTCGCCGCGCGACTCCAAGACCGCGTCGAGGTGTTCGGATCGGTCAAAGCCACGCAACAGCGCATCGGACTCATCGGCGCTCAGGCCGCGATCGCGCTGCAGGTCCTCGCGCATGCGACGCGTCCCGGTCGACAGGTCGCGGGTGAGGATCGGCACGCCATTCTCCACCACGTTCACGATCGTGACCTCGTGGCCGATGTTCACCAGCGCCACGGCGCCGGTCATCGCATCGGGATAGTTCAACTCAAAGGCGTTGTGCAACGCAAACGCGTCCACGTCCACCGCCGCGGCATCGAGGCCGGCCTCCGAGACCACGCGCACCCGGGCCTCCACCAACTCCCGCTTGGCGGCGACCAGCAGGACGTCCATCTCGGGATCGGTGCCGTCCGGGTCGAGAATCTGGAAGTCCAGTTCCACCGACTCCATATCGAAGGGCACGTGCTGCTCGGCCTCCCAGCGCATTAGCTCGCGCGCCTGGGACTCCTTCACCCGTTCGATCTGGATCTTCTTGATGATCACGTCGCGACCGCCGACGGCGGTGACGACCGCCTTGGACGTCACGCCGGCCTCGGCCAGGCAAGCCGTGATGGCGTCGGCCACGATCCCGGGATCCATGATCTCGCCCTCGACAATGGCATCCGCCAGCAGTGGCGTGATTCCCACGCGTACCAGCTCCGGCTGCGATTTCGAGTGATCGACGACCGCAACCTTGATCAGGCCCGATCCGATATCGAGACCTACAGTTGTCTTCTTGCGACCGAATAGCGCCATGGGGTACCCGTCGGCGACCTGCGGGGGTCAGTGAGGGCGGGTGCCTAAGTTGCTGGCGGGCCCGGCCTTGGTCAACACAATAGGAGGTCTGTGTTCCTGCGACAGTACACGAACGGCCCCGCGCAGAGGTAACGTCCGGGCGCTAGCCGACGGGGGCGGGAAGCAGCCAATCCGCTCCGTCCGGGTTCAGCCTGGTGGCGGTCGGGCACCCCAAGGCCAGGTCGTCGGGCGGCAGCGAATCCACCCGAAGACGACCCAAAAGCCGGGCCCGTACCCCGCGCGCCCCGACCCCAACCAGCTCGGCACGGACGCGGCCGCCACCCAGCGACCACCAGCGCAGTTCGACGCGACCCGCCGGGCCGATGTCGCGCGTGACGATAGCCGGCACGGCCGGCGGCTGCAGGCAGAGCCAGGCGAGATCGTCCGGCACGAGAAGGGCGGCCACTCCGGTGACCGCGGCTGCGCGCGCCCTCACCTGCTCCTCCGCATAACGGGAGAGCTGCGTGGCCTGGATTGCGTCAGCCATCGTCAGGGCGGCCAAGAGTCCAAGGGCCGCGAGCACGAGTAGCACGACGGGCAGTGCAATACCCCGCCGGCCTTCAGGGCCTCGCGCCGCGGCAGCACCCGCCACCATCAATGCACCCAGGCCTTCGCGCCCAGCCCACCCACGCCGCGCGCCGAGAGTTCAAACCGGGACGACGCCTCCTGCCAGCGCAGGCGCAGGCCACCCGCGGCTGGCGTCCGCAGCGGTCCGACCACGGGCTGGATCACACCGCACAGCTCCAAGTATGGATGGCAGCGGCGGTATCCGAGCATCCAGTCACCCGAACCCGCGTGGTAGAGCGCGAAGCGCGCCCTTCTCAGCAGCCGCAACTCGTCACCCGACGCGATGTCCGCCGGCACGCTGTCCTGGAGCACCACACGCAACGGACGCTGCTCTGGTCCCGACTGGAAGCCCGTCGACACTCCGCAGGTGCCCAGTGGGGCCAAGGCGACGCTGTCGATGGCTGAGAACCACCACGCGTCGGCGCTGGCCGAGAGCCGCAGCCCGACGAGATCGTCCGCCGCGGGATCCGCCGAGAGCACGGTCAGGGCGCCATCG
Protein-coding sequences here:
- the pilM gene encoding type IV pilus assembly protein PilM translates to MALFGRKKTTVGLDIGSGLIKVAVVDHSKSQPELVRVGITPLLADAIVEGEIMDPGIVADAITACLAEAGVTSKAVVTAVGGRDVIIKKIQIERVKESQARELMRWEAEQHVPFDMESVELDFQILDPDGTDPEMDVLLVAAKRELVEARVRVVSEAGLDAAAVDVDAFALHNAFELNYPDAMTGAVALVNIGHEVTIVNVVENGVPILTRDLSTGTRRMREDLQRDRGLSADESDALLRGFDRSEHLDAVLESRGEEIAVGVERAVAFLASSARSEALSAVYLSGGGSRIPGLAEVLADRLRLPVQAASPLANLVVRDGAFESLVTDEVAPLLMLPLGLALRKLA